In Magnetospirillum sp. XM-1, a single window of DNA contains:
- a CDS encoding TldD/PmbA family protein, which translates to MSGIAPLDLLSDLVADARKAGAEAADAVLIDSASLSVGLRLGALERLERAESGDVGLRVLIGKRQAFVSSSDRSKAALAELVERAVAMARSIPEDPYCGLAEPAELARDFPDLDVCDPGEPSAEKLIDMVRAAEDSARSVTGVTNSEGAEAGWGRSGVAIVASNGFAHSYAVTSSSLSVSVLAGTNEQGMERDYDYSSAVFLADLREAEEIGFEAGRRAVRRLGARKVATKQVPVIFDPRVARGLVSSLAGAINGAGVARGTSFLKDKLGQAIFARGVRVVDDPHRRRGLRSRPCDGEGIATQTRAIVEDGVLTTWLLDLRSARQLGMRSTGHASRGTSSPPSPSASNFYLEAGHITPGEMIHDISEGFYVTDLSGQGVNGVTGDYSRGASGFWIKGGELVFPVNEVTVAGNLKDMFLNLTPASDLSLRHGIDAPTCRIDGLMVAGR; encoded by the coding sequence ATGTCCGGGATTGCCCCCCTCGATCTGCTGAGTGATCTGGTCGCCGACGCCCGCAAGGCCGGAGCCGAGGCCGCCGACGCCGTACTGATCGATTCCGCCTCGCTGTCGGTGGGATTGCGGCTTGGCGCGCTGGAGCGCCTCGAGCGGGCCGAATCCGGCGACGTCGGCCTGCGCGTGCTGATCGGCAAGCGCCAGGCCTTCGTCTCATCCTCGGACCGCTCGAAGGCCGCCCTGGCCGAACTGGTGGAACGCGCCGTGGCCATGGCGCGCTCGATCCCCGAGGACCCCTATTGCGGCCTGGCCGAGCCGGCCGAACTGGCCCGCGACTTTCCCGATCTCGACGTCTGCGACCCCGGGGAGCCTTCGGCGGAAAAGCTGATCGACATGGTGCGCGCCGCCGAGGATTCCGCCCGCTCGGTGACCGGCGTCACCAATTCCGAGGGCGCCGAGGCCGGCTGGGGCCGCTCGGGCGTCGCCATCGTCGCCTCCAACGGCTTTGCCCATTCCTATGCCGTGACCTCGTCGTCGCTGTCGGTGTCGGTGCTGGCCGGCACCAACGAACAGGGCATGGAGCGCGACTACGACTATTCCTCGGCGGTGTTCCTGGCCGACCTGCGGGAAGCCGAGGAAATCGGCTTCGAGGCGGGCCGCCGCGCCGTCCGCCGCTTAGGAGCCCGCAAGGTGGCGACCAAACAGGTGCCGGTGATCTTCGACCCCCGCGTGGCGCGCGGCCTGGTGTCCAGCCTAGCCGGAGCCATCAACGGCGCCGGGGTGGCGCGCGGCACCAGCTTCCTCAAGGACAAGCTGGGCCAGGCCATCTTCGCCCGCGGCGTGCGCGTGGTGGACGATCCCCACCGCCGGCGCGGCCTGCGCTCGCGCCCCTGCGACGGCGAGGGCATCGCCACCCAAACACGGGCCATCGTCGAGGACGGGGTGCTGACCACCTGGCTGCTGGATCTGCGCTCGGCCCGCCAACTGGGCATGCGCTCCACCGGCCACGCCAGCCGGGGCACCTCGTCGCCGCCCTCGCCGTCGGCCAGCAACTTCTATCTGGAAGCCGGCCACATCACGCCGGGCGAGATGATCCACGACATCTCGGAAGGCTTCTACGTCACCGACCTGTCGGGCCAGGGAGTCAACGGCGTCACCGGCGATTACTCGCGCGGGGCCTCGGGCTTCTGGATCAAGGGCGGCGAGCTGGTCTTCCCGGTCAACGAGGTGACGGTGGCGGGGAATCTCAAGGACATGTTCCTCAACCTCACCCCGGCCAGCGACCTCAGCTTG
- a CDS encoding NnrU family protein — protein sequence MSLTGEVGHLILSVAAFLGAHSLSNWKPVRGPIEARYGRAVFYAGYSVVSTILLVWVIAAALASPTVVVWEQQPWMRWVPPLAMPAACLFWVLGLTQKNPFSIGPGGAGYDPARPGVVRLTRHPIIWGLGIWSAAHIVPNGHLAGLLLFVPLFLLCLVGPRILDAKRRKSLGEDRWREMDGQAVFGARALLAELGWVRILGGLALYPVLLWLHPMVIGLSPLP from the coding sequence ATGAGCCTGACCGGCGAGGTGGGCCATCTCATCCTGTCGGTGGCGGCATTCCTGGGGGCGCATTCGCTGTCCAACTGGAAGCCGGTGCGCGGGCCGATCGAGGCGAGGTACGGCCGCGCCGTCTTCTATGCCGGCTATTCGGTGGTCTCCACCATCCTGCTGGTCTGGGTGATCGCCGCCGCGCTTGCCTCCCCCACCGTTGTGGTGTGGGAGCAGCAGCCCTGGATGCGCTGGGTTCCCCCCCTGGCCATGCCCGCCGCGTGCCTGTTCTGGGTGCTGGGCCTGACCCAAAAGAACCCCTTCTCCATCGGCCCCGGCGGGGCGGGCTATGACCCGGCGCGGCCGGGCGTCGTGCGCCTGACGCGCCATCCCATCATCTGGGGATTGGGCATCTGGAGCGCCGCCCACATCGTGCCCAACGGCCATCTGGCCGGATTGCTGCTGTTCGTGCCCCTGTTCCTGCTGTGCCTGGTGGGGCCGCGCATTCTCGACGCCAAGCGCCGCAAATCCTTGGGCGAGGACCGCTGGCGGGAGATGGACGGACAAGCGGTGTTCGGCGCCCGCGCCCTGCTGGCCGAACTGGGCTGGGTCCGCATCCTGGGCGGGCTGGCGCTCTATCCCGTGCTGCTGTGGCTGCATCCCATGGTGATCGGGCTGTCGCCCCTGCCCTGA
- the folD gene encoding bifunctional methylenetetrahydrofolate dehydrogenase/methenyltetrahydrofolate cyclohydrolase FolD — protein MTDAKLIDGNLFSGKLRETIAARVAEMKEKHRITPGLAVVLVGEDPASQVYVRTKGKRTLEAGMNSFEHKLPADTPEDALLLLIESLNKDPAVHGILVQLPVPKHIDTQKVIEAIDPAKDVDGFHPVNVGRLAAGMDAMVPCTPLGSLLLLKDNLGKLGGLDAVVIGRSNIVGKPMAQLLIKESCTVTIAHSQTKDLPDVVRRADIVVAAVGRPEMVKGDWIKPGATVIDVGINRIDLPDGKTRLVGDVDFASAVKVAGAITPVPGGVGPMTIACLLRNTVVACARLHNLPEVEF, from the coding sequence ATGACTGACGCGAAGCTGATCGACGGCAACCTGTTTTCCGGCAAACTGCGCGAGACCATCGCCGCCCGCGTGGCCGAGATGAAGGAAAAGCACCGCATCACCCCCGGCCTCGCGGTGGTGCTGGTGGGCGAGGACCCGGCCAGCCAGGTCTATGTGCGCACCAAGGGCAAGCGCACGCTGGAAGCCGGCATGAACTCATTCGAGCACAAGCTGCCCGCCGACACGCCGGAAGACGCGCTGCTGCTCCTGATCGAAAGCCTGAACAAGGACCCGGCGGTCCACGGCATCCTGGTGCAGCTGCCGGTGCCGAAGCACATCGACACCCAGAAGGTGATCGAGGCCATCGACCCGGCCAAGGACGTGGACGGCTTCCATCCCGTCAACGTGGGCCGGCTGGCGGCGGGCATGGACGCCATGGTGCCCTGCACCCCCTTGGGCTCGCTGCTGCTGCTGAAGGACAATCTGGGCAAGCTGGGCGGCCTGGACGCCGTGGTGATCGGGCGCTCCAACATCGTCGGCAAGCCCATGGCCCAGCTGCTGATCAAGGAAAGCTGCACCGTCACGATCGCCCATTCCCAGACCAAGGACCTTCCTGACGTGGTGCGCCGCGCCGACATCGTCGTCGCCGCCGTGGGACGGCCCGAGATGGTCAAGGGCGACTGGATCAAGCCGGGCGCCACGGTGATCGATGTCGGCATCAACCGCATCGATCTGCCCGACGGCAAGACCAGGCTGGTGGGCGACGTGGACTTCGCCTCGGCGGTCAAGGTGGCGGGCGCCATCACTCCCGTTCCCGGCGGCGTCGGCCCCATGACCATCGCCTGCCTGCTCAGGAACACGGTGGTGGCCTGCGCCCGCCTGCACAACCTGCCCGAGGTGGAGTTCTAG
- a CDS encoding DUF167 family protein has translation MSRSPFTPCAGGLKVALRLTPKASRDRIMGPADEADGSVVLKAQVTTVPEDGKANAALLKLLSKAWKIPKSDMDIVLGATDRRKVIMISGDSEDLRHRLDEWMASNHD, from the coding sequence TTGAGCCGCTCGCCCTTCACCCCTTGCGCCGGCGGCCTGAAGGTCGCCTTGCGCCTCACCCCCAAGGCGTCGCGCGACCGCATCATGGGTCCGGCGGACGAGGCGGACGGTTCGGTGGTACTGAAGGCGCAAGTGACCACGGTGCCCGAGGACGGCAAGGCCAACGCGGCGCTGTTGAAGCTTTTGTCCAAGGCTTGGAAGATCCCCAAGTCGGACATGGACATCGTCCTGGGCGCCACCGACCGGCGCAAGGTGATCATGATTTCCGGCGATTCCGAGGATCTGCGGCATCGCCTCGACGAGTGGATGGCAAGCAACCATGACTGA
- a CDS encoding YggT family protein has protein sequence MHVILNTLIEVILIALNLYWYVILASVIVSWLVAFGVINTYNSAVRTILDVIYRLTEPALRPLRRVLPDFGNVDLSPIALWLILYFIIRVLEQVRFSL, from the coding sequence ATGCATGTGATCCTGAATACGCTGATCGAAGTCATTCTGATCGCGCTGAACCTGTACTGGTACGTCATCCTGGCGTCGGTGATCGTCAGCTGGCTGGTCGCCTTCGGGGTGATCAACACCTACAACTCGGCGGTCCGCACCATCCTGGACGTGATCTACCGCCTGACCGAACCGGCGCTGCGGCCGCTTCGCCGCGTCCTGCCCGATTTCGGCAATGTGGACCTGTCGCCCATCGCGCTGTGGCTGATCCTGTATTTCATCATCCGGGTGCTGGAGCAGGTGCGGTTCAGCCTTTGA
- a CDS encoding dienelactone hydrolase family protein codes for MNDDVKSLMPNADMTRRGFVSAAVLATGYALAVSPAAAGAISTDVQGLSAGAVMIPTPGGHPMPAYAAMPAGKGPFPTILVIQEIFGVHEHIRDVCRRFAKLGYLAIAPELYFRQGDPSVLTDIPTILSSIVARVPDAQVISDLDAAAAWAAANGGDADRLGVTGFCWGGRAVWLYAAHNPKLKAAVAWYGRLVGNPTPETPKQPIDVAAGLMAPVLGLYGGADQGIPQDSVEKMRAAVKPARVKVDIVVFPDAPHAFHADYRPSYREAPAKDGWAKALAWFKANGV; via the coding sequence ATGAACGACGACGTCAAGAGCCTGATGCCCAACGCCGACATGACGCGACGCGGCTTCGTGTCGGCCGCCGTGCTGGCCACCGGCTACGCCCTGGCGGTCAGTCCCGCCGCGGCCGGGGCCATCAGCACCGACGTGCAAGGCCTGTCCGCCGGCGCGGTGATGATCCCCACCCCGGGCGGCCATCCCATGCCGGCCTATGCCGCCATGCCGGCGGGCAAGGGGCCGTTTCCCACTATTCTGGTGATTCAGGAGATCTTCGGCGTTCACGAGCATATCCGCGACGTCTGCCGCCGCTTCGCCAAGCTGGGCTATCTGGCCATCGCGCCGGAACTGTATTTCCGCCAGGGCGATCCTTCGGTGCTGACCGACATCCCCACCATCTTGTCCTCCATCGTGGCGCGGGTGCCCGACGCCCAGGTGATCTCGGACCTGGACGCCGCCGCCGCCTGGGCGGCGGCCAATGGCGGCGATGCGGACAGGCTGGGCGTCACCGGCTTCTGCTGGGGCGGGCGCGCCGTCTGGCTGTACGCCGCCCATAACCCGAAACTGAAGGCGGCGGTGGCCTGGTACGGCAGGCTGGTGGGCAACCCCACGCCCGAAACGCCGAAGCAGCCGATCGATGTGGCCGCCGGCCTGATGGCGCCGGTGTTGGGTCTTTACGGCGGCGCCGACCAGGGCATTCCCCAGGACAGCGTCGAGAAGATGAGGGCGGCGGTCAAGCCGGCGCGGGTCAAGGTGGACATCGTGGTCTTCCCGGACGCGCCGCACGCCTTCCACGCCGATTACCGCCCCTCCTACCGCGAGGCGCCGGCCAAGGACGGTTGGGCCAAGGCCCTGGCCTGGTTCAAGGCCAACGGGGTGTGA
- a CDS encoding MarR family winged helix-turn-helix transcriptional regulator yields the protein MDGNTRLRFSARAAAEAMAQIVRLANGAAFAGGLNPAQWSALRYLSDAVPESRTVTAFAHYHATTSGTASQTVAALVRKGLVDRLPEPGDRRRNRLELTSAGHELLHDDPLGGIAAAIAAQPAEVQAALVLGLDATLRTLIQPGNGRG from the coding sequence ATGGATGGTAACACTCGGTTACGCTTCTCGGCCCGCGCGGCCGCCGAGGCCATGGCGCAGATCGTGCGGCTGGCCAACGGGGCGGCTTTCGCCGGCGGCCTGAACCCCGCCCAGTGGAGCGCCTTGCGCTATCTCTCCGACGCGGTCCCCGAATCCCGCACCGTCACCGCCTTCGCCCATTACCACGCCACCACCAGCGGCACCGCCAGCCAGACGGTGGCCGCCCTGGTGCGCAAGGGATTGGTGGATCGTCTGCCCGAACCGGGCGACCGCCGCCGCAACCGCCTGGAACTCACCTCGGCGGGCCATGAATTGCTGCACGACGATCCCCTGGGCGGCATCGCCGCCGCCATCGCCGCCCAACCGGCCGAGGTGCAGGCCGCCCTCGTCCTGGGTCTCGACGCGACGCTGCGCACCCTGATCCAGCCCGGAAACGGGCGGGGCTGA
- a CDS encoding histidine phosphatase family protein — translation MPTIILVRHGETRWNREGRVQGHGDSPLTPEGAAQARAYGLRLRDILGDRGQWRVVSSPLGRCVQTTGILCEVADLDFRAITFDQRLREVHTGQWSGLPKAELAAKHPGMMDNEGLDHWVFRCPGGESHQAVTARLGDWLADLQPGDKVVAVSHGIAGRVLRGLYSGDDPDRAMRGDSPQDALFLMSKGCIERISVQ, via the coding sequence GTGCCGACCATCATCCTGGTCCGCCACGGGGAAACCCGCTGGAACCGCGAGGGCCGCGTCCAGGGCCACGGCGATTCGCCGCTGACGCCTGAGGGCGCGGCCCAGGCGCGGGCCTACGGACTGCGCCTGCGCGACATTCTCGGTGACCGGGGACAATGGCGGGTGGTGTCCAGCCCGCTGGGACGCTGCGTCCAGACCACCGGCATCCTGTGCGAGGTGGCCGACCTGGACTTCCGCGCCATCACCTTCGACCAGCGCCTGCGCGAGGTTCATACCGGCCAATGGTCGGGCCTTCCCAAGGCCGAACTGGCGGCCAAACATCCCGGCATGATGGACAACGAGGGCCTGGATCACTGGGTGTTCCGCTGCCCCGGCGGCGAAAGCCACCAGGCGGTGACGGCCCGGCTCGGCGACTGGCTGGCCGACTTGCAGCCCGGCGACAAGGTGGTGGCGGTCAGCCACGGCATCGCCGGGCGGGTGCTGCGCGGCCTCTATTCGGGTGACGACCCCGACCGGGCCATGCGCGGCGATTCGCCCCAGGATGCTTTGTTCCTTATGTCAAAAGGGTGCATCGAACGAATTAGCGTTCAATAA
- the pheT gene encoding phenylalanine--tRNA ligase subunit beta, giving the protein MKFTLDWLRTHLDTTATLAEIEVGLTAIGLEVEGIDDPSKHLGGFVVGHILEAEKHPDADKLKLCKVDSGAGILQVVCGAPNARAGLKVILAQPGTYIPITGELLKKGKVRGVESQGMMCSWRELKLGEDHEGIAELDASVSVGAKLLDIMSFDPMIEISVTPNRVDCLGVRGIARDLAAFGLGNLKPLKVEPVPGSFKSPIGVRLEFSPETADACPLFAGRLIRGVRNGDSPQWLKDRLTAVGLRPISALVDITNFFAYDLCRPLHVFDAAKVKGDIRARLAKDGETLAGLNGKTYTLDAGMTVIADENGPEALAGILGGEHSGCTESTTQVFLEAAYFDPIRTAATGRKLDVLSDARFRFERGVDPAFVVASMELATRMILDLCGGEASEAVIAGTEPDWQKSIVLRPNRVFELGGVEVPVSRMETILNDLGCAVAEHADGLLVNPPSWRGDIAAEHDLVEEVIRINGYDNIPATPMPRPAMPKPVLTPGQRRSGWVRRQLATRGLVETVTWSFLPEAQAVMFGGGAPEMHLANPISSDLDVMRPSVLPNLVTAAGRNADRGMKDLGLFELGPQFDGPEPGQQRLVAAGIRAGRARGRHWAEPARAVDAFDAKADILAAVAAAGANPDSLQVVAEAPAWYHPGRSGALKLGNKPVGFFGEIHPGILGQLDVKGPVVGFELFLEALPPQKAKATKAKPLLKASALQPLDRDFAFTLDSGVAADAVVRAAKNADKALISDVAVFDLYEGDKMAAGKKSLAITVTLQPSDKTLTDEEIEAVGAKIVAAVAKATGGELRG; this is encoded by the coding sequence ATGAAGTTCACGCTGGACTGGCTCCGGACCCATCTCGACACCACCGCCACTCTGGCCGAGATCGAAGTGGGCCTCACCGCCATCGGCCTCGAGGTCGAAGGAATCGACGATCCCTCCAAGCACCTGGGCGGCTTCGTGGTCGGCCATATTCTCGAGGCCGAGAAGCACCCCGACGCCGACAAGCTGAAGCTGTGCAAGGTGGACAGCGGCGCAGGGATTCTGCAGGTGGTGTGCGGCGCCCCCAACGCGCGCGCCGGCCTCAAGGTCATCCTGGCCCAGCCGGGCACCTATATCCCCATCACCGGCGAATTGCTGAAGAAGGGCAAGGTCCGGGGCGTGGAAAGCCAGGGCATGATGTGCTCGTGGCGCGAGCTGAAGCTGGGCGAGGACCACGAGGGCATCGCCGAGCTGGACGCGTCCGTCTCGGTCGGCGCCAAGCTGCTCGACATCATGAGCTTCGATCCCATGATCGAGATCTCGGTCACCCCCAACCGGGTCGACTGCCTGGGCGTGCGCGGCATCGCCCGCGATCTCGCCGCCTTCGGGCTGGGCAATCTCAAGCCGCTCAAGGTCGAGCCGGTGCCCGGTTCCTTCAAGAGCCCCATCGGCGTGCGCCTGGAATTCAGCCCCGAGACCGCCGACGCCTGCCCGCTGTTCGCCGGCCGCCTGATCCGGGGCGTCAGGAACGGCGATTCCCCGCAATGGCTGAAGGACCGCCTCACCGCCGTGGGCTTGCGTCCCATCTCGGCCCTGGTGGACATCACCAATTTCTTCGCCTACGACCTGTGCCGCCCGCTGCACGTCTTCGACGCCGCCAAGGTCAAGGGCGATATCCGCGCCCGGCTGGCGAAGGACGGCGAGACCCTGGCCGGCCTCAACGGCAAGACCTACACGCTGGATGCGGGCATGACGGTCATCGCCGACGAGAACGGCCCCGAGGCCCTGGCCGGCATCCTGGGCGGCGAGCATTCGGGCTGCACCGAATCCACCACCCAGGTCTTCCTGGAAGCCGCCTATTTCGATCCCATCCGCACCGCCGCCACGGGGCGCAAGCTGGACGTCCTCTCCGACGCCCGCTTCCGCTTCGAGCGCGGCGTCGATCCGGCCTTCGTGGTCGCCTCCATGGAACTGGCCACCCGCATGATCCTCGATCTGTGCGGCGGCGAGGCCTCGGAAGCGGTGATCGCCGGCACCGAGCCCGACTGGCAGAAGTCCATCGTGCTGCGCCCCAACCGCGTCTTCGAACTGGGCGGCGTCGAGGTCCCGGTCAGCCGCATGGAGACCATCCTCAACGATCTGGGCTGCGCCGTGGCCGAGCATGCCGACGGCCTGCTGGTCAATCCGCCGTCCTGGCGCGGCGACATCGCCGCCGAGCATGATCTGGTGGAGGAGGTCATCCGCATCAACGGCTACGACAACATCCCCGCCACCCCCATGCCGCGCCCGGCCATGCCCAAGCCCGTGCTGACGCCGGGCCAGCGCCGGTCCGGCTGGGTGCGCCGCCAGCTGGCGACGCGCGGGCTGGTGGAGACGGTGACCTGGTCGTTCCTGCCCGAGGCCCAGGCCGTGATGTTCGGTGGCGGCGCCCCGGAGATGCATCTGGCCAATCCCATCTCGTCGGACCTCGACGTCATGCGTCCCTCGGTGCTGCCCAATCTGGTGACGGCGGCGGGCCGCAACGCCGACCGCGGCATGAAGGATCTGGGCCTGTTCGAGCTGGGGCCGCAATTCGACGGCCCCGAGCCGGGCCAGCAGCGTCTGGTGGCCGCCGGCATCCGTGCCGGACGAGCGCGCGGCCGCCATTGGGCCGAGCCGGCGCGTGCCGTGGACGCCTTCGACGCCAAGGCCGACATCCTGGCCGCCGTGGCGGCCGCCGGGGCCAATCCCGACAGCTTGCAGGTGGTGGCCGAGGCCCCCGCCTGGTACCACCCCGGCCGCTCCGGCGCGCTGAAGCTGGGCAACAAGCCGGTGGGCTTCTTCGGCGAGATCCATCCCGGCATCCTGGGCCAGCTCGACGTCAAGGGACCGGTGGTCGGATTCGAGCTGTTCCTGGAAGCCCTGCCGCCGCAAAAGGCCAAGGCCACCAAGGCCAAGCCGCTGCTCAAGGCCTCGGCCCTGCAGCCCTTGGACCGCGACTTCGCCTTCACCCTGGATTCGGGCGTGGCGGCCGATGCGGTGGTGCGCGCCGCGAAGAACGCCGACAAGGCGCTGATCTCCGACGTGGCGGTGTTCGACCTCTACGAGGGCGACAAGATGGCCGCCGGCAAGAAGTCGCTGGCCATCACCGTGACGTTGCAGCCCAGCGACAAGACGCTGACCGACGAGGAGATCGAGGCGGTGGGCGCGAAGATCGTCGCGGCGGTGGCCAAGGCCACCGGCGGCGAGCTTCGGGGCTGA
- the pheS gene encoding phenylalanine--tRNA ligase subunit alpha, giving the protein MQDLDKLRAQALADVAAAATLEQLDAARVAALGKKGAVTGLMKTLGAMGPDERKAAGAALNAARDEIEAALSAAKASLEAKALDERLARERLDVTLPARPESLGRIHPISQVMDEMAAIFAQMGFDVAEGPDIEDDFHNFNALNIPPEHPARQMHDTFYFGEKADGGRHLLRTHTSPVQIRTMVANKPPIRIIAPGRTYRCDSDMTHTPMFHQIEGLVIDEITHMGHLKGCLLEFVRAFFEVDDVPVRFRPSFFPFTEPSAEVDIGCSREGGELKIGPGAGWLEIGGSGMVHPNVLRNCGIDPDRYQGFAFGMGVERMAMLKYGIPDLRTFFDSDLRWLKHYGFVPLDVPTLAGGLTR; this is encoded by the coding sequence ATGCAGGACCTCGACAAACTCCGCGCGCAAGCCCTGGCCGATGTGGCCGCCGCCGCCACGCTCGAGCAGCTGGACGCCGCCCGCGTCGCGGCACTGGGCAAGAAGGGCGCCGTCACCGGCCTGATGAAGACTCTGGGCGCCATGGGCCCCGACGAGCGCAAGGCCGCAGGCGCGGCGCTGAACGCCGCCCGCGACGAGATCGAGGCGGCGCTCTCCGCCGCCAAGGCCAGCCTGGAGGCCAAGGCCCTGGACGAGCGCCTGGCGCGTGAACGCCTGGACGTCACCCTGCCGGCCCGGCCCGAATCCCTGGGGCGCATCCACCCCATCTCCCAGGTCATGGACGAGATGGCCGCCATCTTCGCCCAGATGGGCTTCGACGTGGCGGAAGGCCCGGACATCGAGGACGACTTCCACAATTTCAACGCGCTGAACATCCCCCCTGAGCATCCGGCGCGCCAGATGCACGACACATTCTATTTCGGCGAGAAGGCCGATGGCGGCCGCCACCTGCTGCGCACCCACACCAGCCCGGTGCAGATCCGCACCATGGTGGCCAACAAGCCCCCCATCCGCATCATCGCCCCGGGCCGCACCTATCGCTGCGACTCGGACATGACCCACACCCCGATGTTCCATCAGATCGAGGGTCTGGTCATCGACGAGATCACCCATATGGGCCACCTCAAGGGCTGCCTGCTGGAATTCGTCCGCGCCTTCTTCGAGGTGGACGACGTGCCGGTGCGGTTCCGTCCCAGCTTCTTCCCCTTCACCGAACCCTCGGCCGAGGTGGACATCGGCTGTTCGCGCGAAGGCGGCGAGCTGAAGATCGGCCCCGGCGCCGGCTGGCTGGAAATCGGCGGCTCGGGCATGGTCCATCCCAACGTGCTCAGGAATTGCGGCATCGACCCCGACCGCTACCAGGGCTTCGCCTTCGGCATGGGCGTCGAGCGCATGGCCATGCTGAAATACGGCATCCCCGATCTGCGCACCTTCTTCGATTCCGATCTCCGGTGGCTGAAGCATTACGGCTTCGTGCCCTTGGACGTTCCCACGCTGGCGGGAGGGCTGACCCGATGA
- the rplT gene encoding 50S ribosomal protein L20, whose amino-acid sequence MARVKRGVTTHARHKKILKLAKGYRGRSSTCFRVAIQKVEKALRYAYRDRRAKKRNFRALWIQRINAGARANGLPYSRFMDGLKKAGIALDRKVLSDIAIREPDAFKSLVEKAQAALR is encoded by the coding sequence ATGGCTCGCGTCAAGCGGGGCGTCACCACGCACGCCCGTCACAAGAAGATTCTCAAGCTCGCCAAGGGCTATCGCGGCCGGTCCAGCACCTGCTTCCGCGTTGCGATCCAAAAGGTCGAGAAGGCGCTCCGGTACGCCTACCGCGACCGCCGCGCCAAGAAGCGTAATTTCCGCGCCCTGTGGATTCAGCGCATCAACGCCGGCGCCCGTGCCAACGGCCTGCCGTACTCGCGTTTCATGGACGGCCTGAAGAAGGCCGGTATCGCGCTCGACCGCAAGGTGCTGTCCGATATCGCCATCCGCGAGCCCGATGCGTTTAAGTCGCTGGTGGAAAAGGCTCAGGCCGCCCTCCGGTAG
- the rpmI gene encoding 50S ribosomal protein L35, with the protein MPKMKTKSSAKKRFKLTGTGKVKGNVAFKRHCLSAKSQKMKRQARGTFMLFKTDSDNVKKYFLPNGG; encoded by the coding sequence ATGCCCAAGATGAAGACCAAGAGCTCCGCCAAGAAGCGGTTCAAGCTCACCGGCACCGGCAAGGTGAAGGGCAACGTGGCGTTCAAGCGTCACTGCCTCTCGGCGAAGTCCCAGAAGATGAAGCGCCAGGCGCGCGGCACCTTCATGCTGTTCAAGACGGACAGCGACAACGTCAAGAAGTACTTCCTGCCGAACGGAGGCTGA
- a CDS encoding DMT family transporter produces MNQRHTHLDALAMTLMVGLCALWGLNQVAAKVANAGISPVLQAGLRSGGSALLLVGWSRMRGVRLFQPDGSGKAGLAAGLLFGLEFALIYWGLEYTPASRAVVFLYTAPFVVALGLHWLVPAERLTRNQVLGLLCAFGGIVLAFGDSLSLPDRRQLIGDLMLLASAVMWGATTVLVRTSRLSSISPNKTLLYQLGVSALVLPPASVLLGEKGIIGEPSALVWASLAGQIVIVAFASYLTWFWLISRYPATRLSAFSFLTPLFGMMFGALLLGERLTWGLGGAMILVAAGIWLVNRK; encoded by the coding sequence ATGAATCAACGCCATACCCATCTCGACGCCCTGGCCATGACCCTGATGGTGGGCTTGTGCGCGCTGTGGGGCCTCAATCAGGTGGCGGCCAAGGTGGCCAATGCCGGCATCTCGCCGGTCTTGCAGGCCGGCTTGCGCTCGGGCGGCTCCGCCCTGCTGCTGGTGGGGTGGAGCCGGATGCGCGGCGTGCGCCTGTTCCAGCCCGACGGGTCGGGCAAGGCGGGCCTGGCCGCCGGCCTGCTGTTCGGCCTGGAATTCGCCCTGATCTACTGGGGCCTGGAATACACCCCGGCGTCGCGGGCCGTGGTGTTCCTTTATACCGCCCCCTTCGTGGTGGCCCTGGGGCTGCATTGGCTGGTCCCGGCCGAACGCCTGACCCGCAATCAGGTCCTGGGCCTCCTGTGCGCCTTCGGCGGCATCGTGCTGGCCTTCGGCGACAGCCTGTCGCTGCCCGACCGCCGCCAGCTGATCGGCGACCTGATGCTGCTGGCCTCGGCGGTGATGTGGGGGGCGACCACCGTGCTGGTGCGCACGTCCCGCCTGTCGAGCATCAGCCCCAACAAGACCCTGCTGTACCAGCTGGGGGTATCGGCGCTGGTGCTGCCGCCCGCCTCGGTCCTGCTGGGCGAGAAAGGCATCATCGGCGAGCCCTCCGCCCTGGTCTGGGCCTCGCTGGCCGGGCAGATCGTCATCGTCGCCTTCGCCTCCTACCTGACGTGGTTCTGGCTGATTTCGCGCTACCCCGCCACCCGGCTGTCGGCCTTCTCGTTCCTCACCCCCCTGTTCGGCATGATGTTCGGCGCCTTGCTGCTGGGCGAACGGCTGACCTGGGGCCTCGGCGGCGCCATGATCCTGGTGGCGGCGGGCATTTGGCTGGTGAACCGGAAATGA